ctttacacagtttgagcagttttacgtctaaacgtaattttacgtctagacgcagttttaaagggatctgaactttagaaactcataaaagcgcagaagacagttttgtagaattaaggcgtaaacgtaaactgcgatgtaaatatcgtacgaaaacgctggtttacgtctgaaagcagattcggacagatcagcacttaaaaacttgttcgtgaaggcgtagaagacagttttgcagaattaaaacgtaaacgtaaactgtaatgtacgaaaacaccgatttacgtctgaatgcagattcagaaagaacagcacttagaatttgttcgtaaaagcgcagagagcagtagttatgaaggagatttgcagtaatgataaagtgctcaaaataaacgcaaaccagagatttagagtggttcgatcagtcttgacctactccacttttggcttcctccaccgacgaggtcaccgacgtcaactagaggccttccttcaataggcgaaggccaactacccttttacagtttctctccttttgacaggctcaggagacaacctttacagacctttctctcctcactttacaactcaaaaacttgaagaacagaaggaggagacttaaaggctttacaacacttttgagctcttagaatcacagaaaagatcaagatttcggtgtaggtctgtatcttttcagtgctgaatgggtggggtatttataggccccaacctagttcaaatttggagctcaaaacgatcaaatcccggaattccgggatcaggcggttgcacctcttgactggagaggttgcaccgcctggcagagctcgaagaccgagctcaggcggtgccacctctctgtcagggaggttgcaccgcccagtcttgctcgaagactgagctcaggcggtgccacctcccggctggggaggttgcaccgcccagtctcgttgggaggcttagcccaggcggtgccacctcctggcctaggcggttgcacctcctggtgcaatcagggtccgaatggttagctccattcggcccaatttcagtctttcaggggcccaattgccccaagattaagctaatgggatcacctcccattttccaacttaatcaacatgctaactacgattagatctaagacaatttctgcagctttgcttcggtgcgtcaatcgcttcttccggcgagtttccggcgaacttccgtcgatcatccgatgaaccctcggtgatgctcctgcggacttccggcaaactcctggactttgcgacgatccacttggcaagttccgacgagcttcgcttggcaagcttatggacttctcggatctgttctcgcagaacctccgacgaccgtccgaacttccgtcgaactctcgaacttccaacgtgatcatgaacttgactccggcgcaactcctgctgcttgtctaactttcatcgtagttaatcctgcacacttatcttaacacatagattagacaacaaatgacaattgacttcatcatcaaaatccgatattcaacaaatTTCAGTTGGAGTGAGTGATTTTTTTTGTAATATAATATATGACTATTATATTCAAGATTGTATttagatattcaaaataattatGTGCTTCCTCTAATATTAAGTATAATCATGTAATACTAATCTCAAGCAACATGGAGTAACAATTAATGAGTCAAATCTTATGAATCAATTTGAGAATCGATCATCATATCATTCACctaatgttaagatatcaattacatgatgataatgtGTCAATAATCTGATAAAACTTTTCTAATGTTCAAGGTAGTTTGGGTTTGACAAATATATTAAGAGAATTTTAGTCTGAGTGagtgatatttttataatataatctaTGATTATTATATTCAAGATTGTATTTAAATGTTCAAAATAATTATGTGCTTCCTCCTCCGATAGTAAGTATAATTATGTAGCACTGATCCCAAATAACATGGAGTAACGATTAATGAGTCGAATCTTATGAATCAATTTGAGAATCGATCATCATATCATTGATCCGATGTTAAGATATCAATCACATGATGACAATGTGTCAATAATACGATAATGAGATATCGATAGTCTTCCATAGTCTTTCAGTATCGTTATATCCATATCACTTATAAAATTTCAAGTGTTAATATGTACCTTCTAAATTATCTAGAttttaatgtatatttattttaGGCTCATATCCAATTTAACTGGCCTGCGATATAACCTCAGCTAACACGATAAAACAGTCACTCTGCCTTAGAAGTTTAAGATGACGTCCGAATCATTCATCAGTAATAGATAGAATGTGCTCTAAAGTTTGATCTCGGTTCTTGCTATGATCTAAACATCACACAAAAATGAACTCTGTTCTCGCTAAAGATCTAACACAGAGAAGTCCCACTCGAACAAGCTCAAGCCGATACACAGACTGATAGCAACAGGATAACCAGATCTCTGTGTTCGATGATCTCGTTGAATTGCTACAGAAAAAAGGATTTAGTGACCGTGGATGATATCAAAATTGCACACGTACATCTCTCGACCACAACAATTATACATGTTTTAATGTTCAGGTCAATGCCTACTACTAACAAGACCACCATTACAGCCAATTCTTAAGGATCAAGATGCTTGCATTGTCCCCATGCTCCCTACCGAGACAACAACCAATAGGCTCTCGAAGACACACGAGACACGGCGCAGCCTAACAAAGGCCAATAGGTCTTCGAGGGAGGCATCTTTGGTACCTCACTTGTCACTCGATTATCACATACGGACAACTCAGCTCAGCTAATCTTTCAGCGTTTCTGATGAGATCTTGTCGGCCTCTGTGGCCATAAACAAGTGACGTTTAATGGTGGGAGTAGCAGACAAGCTCGATTAGTAGCCACCGGGAGTTGTTTTTGGGATCATAGCTATATAGCTAAGTTAATGCAAATCCGACACTGTAAAGAGACGCATCTGCACAATATTACTCTTCTTCCTTGAAGTCATCGCCTACCATTCGTGCACCTAATCGTCGAGGGTCCGACATGCATTGCCCTGTGGCGATGGCCTGTGACACGCTGTTGCCTCACAGAAGGCTACTCAGCTCCTCGGAACCAACCTCATCTCATCTGCTCAACCATCACAAACAAACAAACGATCTGTGGAGGACAGCAGTGGTAATCGACGATTCAATTGCTTGGGCATCGAGTTTTCCAGTGGGGAAAGAACAGTCCGTGGCCCATTAGCAGATGTTTGCTGTAGCTTAACCAATGTTCGGCGAGAAGCGGCGCCGAGGCTCGTGCCCGCCTCGCAGGCAACAGCTGGCTCGCGCCCGCTGCCTCTTCTTCCAACCCCAACGCGCTCATCGCCCAAGACCAATGCGAGCAACACCAGCCTGTCCTCGCCTTCCAACTCCACTCACGATCCCCACCTATCCCTTTATTTCCCTCCTCCCTTTACACGCCTCGAGAGACGGGACACGCTTTCCCTTCCCTGCCCTTCCCCTCCGCTGGCCTTTAGCTTCCGCGGTTCAATTTCAAACGTTCTGGTGAGGGTATCTCGGGCATTTGCTTATGCTCTGCGTTGCAACGTTACAGCTGGGAACAATGCATCTAGGCCAGCTGTCTCTCAAGAGACTGTTCCCGTGCACACCCCCATCACCACCCTCGTCATTGGTCCCAAGGCATCCGATGTGGGCCCACAGATCTTGTCTCTTACTTCCTGTCGCTTCTCTCTATATAAGCCACCCCTCGCTGCTCTCTCAACTCACACagtcgcctctctctctccttctcaaaGAGGAAAGCAGTGCACCCACTGAAGCTTCTTGACCTTCACCTTCTCCATCGATGGCTGTCGCTACTGCTACTACCGCACTAGTGTTCGCATTACTAGCCTCGGTTGTGTTTCGAGGTTCCTACGGCGGCAGAACTCTCAGTGCGTTGGTGGAGGAACAGCCCCTCGCCATGACCTACCACAAGGGAGCTCTGCTCGCCGGCAACGTCTCCGTCAATCTCATCTTTTATGGCAAGTTCACCGCCTCCCAAAGAGCCATCATTTCCGATTTCGTCACTTCTCTCTCGCCCCTCCCCCACCAGAAGGACTCCCTGGAGCCCTCCGTGGCCACCTGGTGGAAGACCCTCGCCAAATATTATGCTGCGTCGAGGACATCGTTCCCTAAGCTTGGCCTCGGCAAGCAGGTCGTCGACGAGAAGTACTCCCTCGGCAGGTCCCTCCGCGACACCGACCTCGCGAAACTGGCCGCCAGGGGGGCGCCGCGGGACGCCGTGAACGTGGTGCTCACGGCCGAGGACGTTGCTGTGGAGGGATTCTGCATGAGCCGGTGCGGCACCCACGGCGCGTCCCGACGGTCCCGCGCCGGCCGGTTCGCCTACGTCTGGGTGGGCAACTCGGCGACGCAGTGCCCCGGCCAGTGCGCCTGGCCCTTCCACCAGCCGATGTACGGGCCTCAGGCGCCGCCGCTGGTGGCTCCCAACGGAGACGTTGGTGTCGACGGAATGATCATCAACCTGGCAGGGCTGCTGGCCGGCACGGCGACCAACCCGTTCGGCAACGGGTACTTCCAGGGGCCGAAGGAAGCGCCGCTTGAGGCGGCGACGGCGTGCCCGGGGGTCTACGGGAAGGGGGCCTATCCGGGCTACGCGGGGTACCTGCTAGTGGACCCCGTGACGGGGGCCAGCTACAACGCTCACGGGGCACGCGGCAGGAAGTACCTTCTCCCCGCCCTCTTTGACCCGTCCACCTCATCCTGCTCCACCTTGGTGTAGTTGTGGGTGGGCTCGGAGAATGGAACACTAAGTGTTGGTGCTGGAACACTAATCTTGACGCATTCGCCATACAACCACGAGATTATGATGAAGAGAGGAGGACACATAGTCACGTAGCTATGTAGTTTGTAATAATTCTTTCATTTGTTCAATGAAATCTTTAGGTATTTATAATTTTTCAGTGTAAGATGATGATTCATGTCGCATTGACGTTGGAAATTAGACACTCAGACATCAACCATTTAGATCAACTGTTCGACCATTTTACATATCCTCCATCCACAAATAATACATTGTAATAATAGAGGTTGGAAAATTCTAAATGTTGTAAAATCCTTAAACGCtcataaataaattaaatgaGAGGAGGAAGAACGATagcgaaaaaatatattttccatgATGGCAGGATGCATTGCATTATGCCATATTTATTAAGGGTCAAAACAGGAGTTTTCTACTTTATTAAAGGATTAACTTTTTCAAGTTATAGATAATAAATCTAATGTTAAAGCAACTTAATCACGATTTTGTTGATATTAAATCGAAGATGTTGAAGAAATCTGTGACAAAGACCTTGTCTGTCCAATTGAGTCACCACCCAAAATCCCATATTGGAAGTCCTAAGTAAATAGaacaaggtatatatatatatatataattataattacaaCAACACAAGTGTTATGTCACAAAACTTCATTCGCGTTATATACATAGATACGTAGTTATTTATGCAGATGGATGTGGTTATCATCGTCCCATAGTTAAACCAGCGTAGAGCAGGTGGACGTTGACGGGTCAAACAGCGCTGGGACCAGAAACTTCCTCCCGTGGACCCCATGGGCGTTGTAACTGGCCCCCGTCGCGGGGTCCATCAGAACGTCCCCAGCGTAGCCCGGATAGGCCCCCTTCGCGTACACGCCGGGGCACGCCGTCGCCGCCTCCAGCGCCGCCTCCCTCGGTCCCTGGAAGAAGCCGTCCCCGAACGGGTTGGTGGCGGCGCCGGCCAGCATGCTCGCCAGGTTGATCACCATGCCGTCGACCCCGACGTCGCCGTTGGGCGCCACCAGCGGTGGCGTCTGCGGCCCGTACAAGGGCTGGTGGAAGGGCCAGGCGCACTGGCCGGGGCACTGCGTCGCCGAGTTGCCCACCCAGATGTAGGCGAACCGGCCGCTGGCCCTGGACCGGGGCGACGCCCCGTGGGAGCCGCACCGGCTCATACAGAACCTCCCAACCGCCACGTCCTCCGCGGTGAGCACCACGTTGATGGCGTCTCGCGGCGCCCCCCTGGCGGCCAGCTTCGCAAGGTCGGAGTCGCGGAGGGACCTGCCGAGGGAGTACGTCTCGTCGAGGACCTGCTTGCCGAGGCGAAGCCTAGGCAACGGCGTCCTCGACGTGGCGTAGTACTTGGCGAGGGTCTTCCACCAGGTGGCCACCGACGGCTCGACGTACTGCTTCCGGCGGGGGAGGGGGGAGAGGGAGGCGACGAAGTCGGAGATGATGGCTCTTTGGTAAGCTGTGAATTTGCCGTAAAAGACGAGGTTAACGGAGACATTGCCAGTGAGTAGAGCACCCTTGTGGTAGGTCATGGCGAGTGGCTGTTCCTCCACCAAGGCACTGAGAGTTCTGCCACCAAAGGAGCGCTGGAACAGAGACGCAGCGAAGAGAAGTGTAAGAAGAACAAAACCATGAGTTCCGAGGGAAGAAGAAGCCATTGCAGCTCTCAGTGTTTACAGAAGAAaccagaagagaaggaaaggtgtGAGTGATGGGTATGTACTACGAACCCAATGATGGGGTTCTTATACCAAGTAGGCAGAAGAGTCACGGTTCCTGAATGGTAGCATAAAAAATGAGCAGTTGTGGGAAGGTGACGCGAAGACTGGGAGTCAAGCGTAAAGGAGGCGCAACCAGGGGCTTGACGCGGACCATGCGTCGGGGTTTAGCTGGACTACGTGTGTCATCCATTTTGACGTACATACCACATAAAGTGCGCGCCGAGTGAACTCGCCTTGGAGGGCATTTCCGTCACTCGGCAATTTGGAGAAACGGTGTGCCTCCGGTCCACGAGAAATAGAGAGGAAGAAAGGCGAGCACAAAGCTCGAAGGAGAGAACGAGAGAGTTCGAAACCAAACGAAAGAAGGAAAGGGGGAGAGCAGCACAGAGGCAGGGAGAGCCTTATCTCTTCGTTGCACGGACTGGAATGGTGTGTATCTCCCTTATCTCTTCGTTGCACGGACTGGAATGGTGTGTCCAGTCCCTGTCATGGCGATCTCGTGATGGGAATCTAGTGACAGCTGCACGGCCGCACGTGACACCTGTCGCCAGCTCTTCCCTTCCCCCTCCTCTCGTCCCCCATTACAGAAAACcaaagaacgagagagagagagagagagagagagagagagaggtttctaaGTGTCGCCTGGGCTCCTCCTAGCAGACAAAAGCAGACATTTGTCGAGTGCTGACCTTTTATTTCTTTGCACGCGTCGCTTCTGGACGACTGCAGCATCTTCTAGGACAGCTGCAACAAGGGATTAAAATGTTACTTAGCTCGGTTGAGTAAAGCTGTCACGTTGAATAATGCATGGGAATATCAATGGCGGGGCAGCGTGTCTAGTGGAGGCTGTAAACATGGTGTATTAACAACGCACAATGTTCTTTAGTGAGGCTACAATTATTGGTGCACATCATACTTAATGGCCATGGCATCAACTAGTGTGGGCTGACAGCTTTCTTATTTAATCCACCCTCTATATATGTAGCTACCCCCTATCTTAGTCCTAGGTACCTATGCCAAGTATGGCCATCTTTATATACTATCATTGCGTGTCATCGTTATCCATTCATCGTCCCCAAGAGAACAAGCATCATGTTGGACCACCGAGCCTTTTGAAGAGAGGATGCTATGGCTTGGTTCATTCATCTATCTCACTCGTACCTGATGGGAACCTTCCGCCATCACATGCAAATCTTAGCCACCCACCATAAATCGGCGGCGCAATCTACGTGACCGGCCTCCCCCTTTCAATTCCCTTTATAAGATTCCTCAGCTTTTAAAAACCTGTTTACTGCTTGCAAGCAGGCTCTGTGGATAGCAACAGGAGAGTTATATGCATGTCTCCCAGGTGtcccattcaaaaaatattgcaggaAGCTGAGATGAAGCTTCCTTGTGAGCGTGGAGCTGGTCTCTTTAGCCTATATAAATATGGTCCTTCTCTTGTGTCCTCCACTCATCACCAAGAAGTACTCTCATCTTCTTCGGAATGGCTTCTTTCCTAGTCTCTAAAACCACCGTTCTGCTACTGGTTCTGGTGAGCCTGGCACAAGTCAACATGGGCTCGAGAGTACTGTCGAGCTTGGTTGAACAGCCATCGGAACTCCTCACGTACCACAATGGTGCAGTGCTCCAAGGCGACATCGCCATCTCCATCATGTGGTACGGGGCATTCACCCCAACCCAGAAGTCCATCATCTCCGACTTCCTACTCTCCCTCACACCGAGCTCCCAAACTCGACCGCAGCCACTGACTCCTTCCGTCCCACAGTGGTGGGAGACCATCGACAAAGTTTACCTGGCCAAAGCCGGAAAGAAGACGAAGACGACCAACATTGTGTTGGCCGAACAAGTCTCGGACGAGGAGTGCTCCCTCGGGAAGTCCCTCAAGACGTCCCAGATCCCGGAGTTGGCCGCCAGGGCCGGTCCGAAGAAGGGTGGAATCGCGCTCGTGTTCACCGCCCAGGACGTGGCGGTCGAGGGCTTCTGCATGAGCCGCTGCGGCCTGCACGGTTCCGACCGGAACACCGGGTCCGCCTACATCTGGGTGGGCAACTCGGCGGAGCAGTGCCCGGGCCGGTGCGCGTGGCCCTTCCACCAGCCCATGTACGGGCCACAGACGCCGCCGCTGGTGGCGCCCAACGGCGACGTCGGAGTCGACGGCATGGTGATCAACCTGGCGACCCTGGTGGCCGGCACCGTCACCAACCCGTTCGGCGACGGATTCTTTCAGGGGGCGAGGGAGGCGCCACTGGAAGCGGCGACGGCGTGCCCGGGGGTGTACGGGAAGGGAGCCTACCCGGGCTACGCCGGCGACCTGCTCGTGGACGCCACCACCGGGGCCAGCTACAACGCGAACGGCGTCCGCGGGAGAAAGTACCTGGTGCCGGCGCTGTTTGATCCGTCGACGTCCACCTGCTCCACGCTGGTTTAGGAGGCTGATGACTACGTGTACTTAGAATAATGTGattctttgattcatttactgTTCCTACTGCTTTCAGTGGCGCTGTCGTGCCGACCTCTTAAAACTCTCCTTCAATTCCGACACCGCCATTGTTTTCATCTCATGTATGCATGCAGCTGCTTACCGGTCTCCCACACCGCGATGGAACCatattaacttaatcttcattAATCTTCTATAAGAATAGGAATAATTGTGAACCATAATAGATAATTAAAATCATTGAATTTGGGCAGAATGACATAATTAAAGGCCATGAAAACTTGTATCAGCATGTTATTGGCACAAGTGACATCAAGAACAGCTGTTTAAATAATCAGGATGGAAAGAAGAGTGTTTTCTATTGTTATGCATATTTTTTCAAGAAACATAACAAATGTAGTGCAAGCAAGGCCTGAATGTTATGCTTTATAAGCTAACACAGATAATGGATTAAGACTCAAAAGAATCAGAATATTTTCTTCAGAAAGATTCAGACATCATTTAAAAATATCCTtgccatgtcatatcttaccccaTGTCAAGCTAATGTCTTGGCAAATATCACAAGTAGGAAATGATGGAATGCAGAATATCACATAACTTGGGTCATTTTATGTCTGTGCCAAACCTAAGGCTGAATGATACTTTTGTGCCTTGAAACAATCGACGTAATATTTTCACTACATTAATACAAAAAAAGAACACATTGCATTTTTCTTTTGAGTCACTTGTTCAAGCAGGTTTAATTCTGTACAATCTAACTTGGGACGTCCCGCCTCAGAAAAAGAGGATTCACAAATTTCACAACCGTAACATATGCATAATTGCTGATCTCAAGCAAAATGATAACCCTTTAACTTTACGCCTCGGATTTGAACACTGGAATTCGCATAAATGTGATATAGATCAAGATACTTCTGTTGATATTTGACCAAGTATTGGTTCAAATCTTTGCAAGAAATCATTTTTAACTTTTCCAATGTCATGTTAAAAAAAATGTCTACCTGAAGCCTTGACATAAGAAAATCTCAGTGACTGGTACTTAGGCCCTCATTTGTGTGTCCCCAACATGTTTTTCTGATTCCAACTCTAGCTCTTTTGCTTCTTTCCTTTCAGGAACTGAGCTATTAGTTCCAGCTCTATCTTGTTCAAGCACGAAATCTTTCTTGCTATCTAATAATCTCCCGGCCTTCCCAATCGCAAGGATCAACTCAAGCTGCTTTTGTTGTTGTTCCTACATATAAAAGAGCTTAACATGAAAACACGTTGGAGCAAGACCAAAGTTTCTCTTACATTAGATATCCAATCATAAAGAAGTCACCAACTTATCCAgccaaaaattttagaaatttgatTTTACATGCAATTATTACAGCACAGGACAAGTTCCCATCTGTTTATCCATTTATTCAGGGCTTACCCAGCTACGCTTTAAAATGAGGATTATCTACCAGGAAGACCCAGTGATCTAGGATTGCGAGAGAAACAGACCTATCAAATGCAAATAGCTTCATGTAAATACGTGAAATAATGTGTATGAGACAATGACCTTGATCCAGTTCTGTTTTTGATGTTCTTAATATGATAAGATGTGACTTGGTCTGTTTTAGATGTCCTTAATGATGTAGGAAATGCAGCAACACAAGGTGAACTCTCTaaaatgagaaagaaaagaagactaGAAAACCAAATTTGATGCTGGTCTAATACATGACATTTGGTGTTCATGAATGATGACCATCAAACCTTATGCAAACTATCAGAAGTCAGTCAAACCTATAATTATCCTCGTGCTACATGCTCTCACGAAATTCCTAGACTCATCCAACGCTATATAACTCTTCCCTCCTTCCTAGTGCTCCCATAAGTAGCGAGCCGCTGGTTAGCAGGGacaaatatattttttgtcataCATTGCCATCTAATTCTATTTGGTTTCCTGTATGAATTCCTGAGTTAGCACTAGTCTTGAGCTTTCTATAGCTTGCTCATCCATCAAGATTTGATTTGTTCTTTGAGTACATAACTACCACAGCATCTCATCTTTGTCACAATTATTTCATGTTTTTAACTGTCTATATTTGAAAAATTATGTCTTAGGAGACAATTAGGCTCAGTGCAGCCACCTCAGTGAATTAAATGTTCATGTCACAAAATATTCAAGAACACACATTGGATTCATCCACAGTTTTGAAATAGGATAAATGAAGGTGGTTTTAAGTTTTGACCCTCAAGAAGACCTCTTTCTCCATGCTAGCGACCAGGTACATGAGTTACAATTCATTGTCT
This DNA window, taken from Musa acuminata AAA Group cultivar baxijiao chromosome BXJ3-7, Cavendish_Baxijiao_AAA, whole genome shotgun sequence, encodes the following:
- the LOC135643498 gene encoding protein PHOSPHATE-INDUCED 1 homolog, with the translated sequence MASSSLGTHGFVLLTLLFAASLFQRSFGGRTLSALVEEQPLAMTYHKGALLTGNVSVNLVFYGKFTAYQRAIISDFVASLSPLPRRKQYVEPSVATWWKTLAKYYATSRTPLPRLRLGKQVLDETYSLGRSLRDSDLAKLAARGAPRDAINVVLTAEDVAVGRFCMSRCGSHGASPRSRASGRFAYIWVGNSATQCPGQCAWPFHQPLYGPQTPPLVAPNGDVGVDGMVINLASMLAGAATNPFGDGFFQGPREAALEAATACPGVYAKGAYPGYAGDVLMDPATGASYNAHGVHGRKFLVPALFDPSTSTCSTLV
- the LOC103991514 gene encoding protein PHOSPHATE-INDUCED 1 homolog yields the protein MAVATATTALVFALLASVVFRGSYGGRTLSALVEEQPLAMTYHKGALLAGNVSVNLIFYGKFTASQRAIISDFVTSLSPLPHQKDSLEPSVATWWKTLAKYYAASRTSFPKLGLGKQVVDEKYSLGRSLRDTDLAKLAARGAPRDAVNVVLTAEDVAVEGFCMSRCGTHGASRRSRAGRFAYVWVGNSATQCPGQCAWPFHQPMYGPQAPPLVAPNGDVGVDGMIINLAGLLAGTATNPFGNGYFQGPKEAPLEAATACPGVYGKGAYPGYAGYLLVDPVTGASYNAHGARGRKYLLPALFDPSTSSCSTLV
- the LOC135643499 gene encoding protein PHOSPHATE-INDUCED 1-like, whose amino-acid sequence is MASFLVSKTTVLLLVLVSLAQVNMGSRVLSSLVEQPSELLTYHNGAVLQGDIAISIMWYGAFTPTQKSIISDFLLSLTPSSQTRPQPLTPSVPQWWETIDKVYLAKAGKKTKTTNIVLAEQVSDEECSLGKSLKTSQIPELAARAGPKKGGIALVFTAQDVAVEGFCMSRCGLHGSDRNTGSAYIWVGNSAEQCPGRCAWPFHQPMYGPQTPPLVAPNGDVGVDGMVINLATLVAGTVTNPFGDGFFQGAREAPLEAATACPGVYGKGAYPGYAGDLLVDATTGASYNANGVRGRKYLVPALFDPSTSTCSTLV